The following proteins are encoded in a genomic region of Pangasianodon hypophthalmus isolate fPanHyp1 chromosome 26, fPanHyp1.pri, whole genome shotgun sequence:
- the gprc5bb gene encoding G protein-coupled receptor, class C, group 5, member Bb, with the protein MAIIPTLTVLVSLLVCGAGASPVESPPPPKGCGSGVHPSYRLLCDLESVWGVVLEAVACGGAVSALVLFAVLLSKLKMVTEPERRSGVGPLLLLLLSTVGLFCLSLAFMVGRGETVCVLRRGLWSSLFALCFSCLLVQALRLRKLATGKRSPSGGSLSALAFGIALVQGVISGEWLLLTVAREGRSACDYPPLDFALVCGYALALLLTSTTVSLGVLLCGVRHVDDATRKKRRRWSCNGVWLFLSCLVSLLVWAAWLGFYLYGNAAGKSTTTSETDGEEPALAIALVMEGWALLLFHAIPEAHLCLRTTNQRGDEGGQDYYDARQPQSSHGYRDDDELPANHRAAYTERQTFSIEEHSAGMQAGGYHATVIRPTPQFRSHVYQPTEMALLMNGGTIPTAPPNYTGRHLW; encoded by the exons ATGGCGATAATTCCCACCCTCACCGTCCTCGTCTCTCTGCTTGTCTGCGGTGCAGGTGCATCTCCTGTAGAATCTCCGCCCCCTCCCAAAGGGTGTGGCTCAGGTGTCCATCCATCTTACCGGCTTCTGTGTGACCTTGAGTCTGTGTGGGGGGTTGTTTTAGAGGCCGTGGCATGTGGTGGCGCCGTTTCGGCTCTCGTTCTTTTTGCCGTTCTCCTCTCAAAGCTGAAAATGGTGACTGAGCCAGAGCGGCGTAGCGGTGTAGGAcctctcctgctgctgctgctgagtaCCGTGGGTCTGTTCTGCCTGTCTCTGGCGTTCATGGTGGGACGCGgcgagacagtgtgtgtgttgcgtcgCGGGCTGTGGAGCTCACTCTTCGCTCTGTGCTTCTCGTGCCTGTTGGTGCAGGCGCTGCGGCTACGGAAGCTTGCAACGGGGAAACGCAGCCCGTCAGGTGGCTCTCTCTCGGCGCTGGCGTTCGGCATTGCACTCGTGCAGGGAGTCATCAGCGGAGAGTGGCTGTTGCTGACGGTGGCGCGCGAGGGCCGCAGCGCCTGCGATTACCCACCACTGGACTTTGCACTAGTGTGCGGCTACGCATTAGCACTGCTGCTCACATCCACAACGGTCTCACTCGGAGTCCTTCTGTGTGGCGTGAGGCACGTAGATGACGCAACCAGGAAGAAGAGACGCCGATGGAGTTGTAACGGTGTCTGGCTTTTCCTCTCCTGTCTCGTCTCCCTCCTTGTTTGGGCAGCATGGCTCGGGTTTTACCTCTACGGTAACGCTGCTGGAAAGAGCACCACGACCAGCGAGACAGACGGCGAAGAACCCGCTCTGGCCATAGCCTTAGTAATGGAGGGATGGGCACTGCTGCTCTTCCACGCCATCCCAGAAGCCCATCTGTGTCTGCGAACGACCAATCAGAGGGGCGATGAAGGGGGCCAGGATTACTACGACGCACGACAACCGCAGTCTTCGCATGGTTACCGTGACGATGATGAGctgccagccaatcacagagcagcatacacagaaagacagacgtTTTCCATAGAGGAGCACAGTGCAG gcaTGCAGGCCGGAGGTTACCACGCTACAGTAATACGGCCCACACCTCAATTCCGAAGCCACGTGTACCAGCCCACTGAGATGGCCCTGCTCATGAACGGAGGAACG ATTCCAACGGCTCCCCCGAACTACACAGGAAGGCATCTGTGGTGA
- the knop1 gene encoding lysine-rich nucleolar protein 1 isoform X2 yields the protein MKEMMDVGVPEKDKKKKKMKKVKKELREEEMEEDNAEERLEAREEGAMSQKDLKRKKAKKEVCEESERTDVCEEKESKKKKSERKSEESSSSSIDEETSQKSAKRKRRKEKSEGREEEDGDETAELELNREMEKKKKKKKAGGGEAQAGEEQEKETEQEEKKKKKKKKKESGVSDEQETAEGEGSKKQMMMMTEENTGPGEEQEKEGGEKKKKKKKKEEEKSTNRLVEEEPQRKQMKNVGDAEDDGNPPGQKKKQKKRKEKGDEETEDEQAVERKVTEEERETEEDGAKANENFGQWDTAQFDSSERQLKFLRLMGGLKKGSQPVGQSASRFNMALGKEGQQTLQQGLLGEFERAQNRRMDFQNRGAGLGFSAPPDKKFHIDANARSQNSTRFDD from the exons atgaaggaaATGATGGATGTAGGAGTTCcagaaaaggacaaaaagaaaaagaagatgaaaaagGTAAAGAAAGAGctaagagaggaagagatggagGAGGATAATGCTGAGGAACGTCTGGAAGCAAGGGAGGAAGGAGCGATGTCACAAAAAGacttaaagagaaaaaaagccaaaaaagaaGTTTGCGAAGAAAGCGAAAGAACAGACGTCTGTGAAGAAAAAGAgtcaaaaaagaagaaatccgAGAGGAAGTCTGAAGAGAGCAGCTCGAGTAGCATCGACGAAGAAACGTCACAGAAGTCAgcaaagaggaaaagaaggaaggaaaagagcGAAGgtagagaagaagaagatggagacGAGACTGCAGAACTGGAGCtgaacagagagatggagaaaaagaagaagaaaaagaaagcaggagGAGGTGAAGCTCAGGCAGGAGAAGAGCAGGAGAAAGAAACTGAGcaggaggaaaagaagaagaagaagaagaaaaagaaggagagtgGAGTGAGTGATGAACAAGAGACAGCTGAAGGAGAAGGCAGCAAGaaacagatgatgatgatgacggagGAGAACACTGGACCTGGAGAAGAGCAGGAGAAggaaggaggagagaagaagaagaagaagaagaagaaagaggaggaaaaaagcacaaacagaCTCGTAGAGGAAGAACCACAGAGGAAACAGATGAAGAACGTGGGAGACGCTGAAGATGACGGAAATCCACCTGGGcagaagaaaaagcagaaaaagcgAAAGGAAAAAGGAGACGAAGAAACGGAGGATGAACAGGCGGTGGAGAGGAAAGTGAcggaggaggaaagagagacgGAGGAGGACGGAGCAAAGGCTAATGAA aatttcGGTCAGTGGGACACGGCGCAGTTTGACAGCTCGGAGCGACAGCTGAAGTTCCTTCGACTGATGGGCGGGTTAAAGAAGGGCAGCCAGCCGGTCGGACAGAGCGCCAGCCGCTTCAACATGGCTCTGGGAAAGGAGGGCCAGCAGACTCTACAGCAAGGCCTTCTGGGAGAGTTTGAGCGAGCACAGAACCGGCGAATGGACTTTCAGAACAGAGGGGCGGGGCTTGGGTTCTCAGCGCCGCCCGATAAGAAGTTTCATATTGATGCAAACGCTCGGAGTCAGAACTCGACACGGTTTGATGACTGA
- the knop1 gene encoding uncharacterized protein knop1 isoform X1, whose product MKEMMDVGVPEKDKKKKKMKKVKKELREEEMEEDNAEERLEAREEGAMSQKDLKRKKAKKEVCEESERTDVCEEKESKKKKSERKSEESSSSSIDEETSQKSAKRKRRKEKSEGREEEDGDETAELELNREMEKKKKKKKAGGGEAQAGEEQEKETEQEEKKKKKKKKKESGVSDEQETAEGEGSKKQMMMMTEENTGPGEEQEKEGGEKKKKKKKKEEEKSTNRLVEEEPQRKQMKNVGDAEDDGNPPGQKKKQKKRKEKGDEETEDEQAVERKVTEEERETEEDGAKANEAQSLALQKDLDKESQSKANFGQWDTAQFDSSERQLKFLRLMGGLKKGSQPVGQSASRFNMALGKEGQQTLQQGLLGEFERAQNRRMDFQNRGAGLGFSAPPDKKFHIDANARSQNSTRFDD is encoded by the exons atgaaggaaATGATGGATGTAGGAGTTCcagaaaaggacaaaaagaaaaagaagatgaaaaagGTAAAGAAAGAGctaagagaggaagagatggagGAGGATAATGCTGAGGAACGTCTGGAAGCAAGGGAGGAAGGAGCGATGTCACAAAAAGacttaaagagaaaaaaagccaaaaaagaaGTTTGCGAAGAAAGCGAAAGAACAGACGTCTGTGAAGAAAAAGAgtcaaaaaagaagaaatccgAGAGGAAGTCTGAAGAGAGCAGCTCGAGTAGCATCGACGAAGAAACGTCACAGAAGTCAgcaaagaggaaaagaaggaaggaaaagagcGAAGgtagagaagaagaagatggagacGAGACTGCAGAACTGGAGCtgaacagagagatggagaaaaagaagaagaaaaagaaagcaggagGAGGTGAAGCTCAGGCAGGAGAAGAGCAGGAGAAAGAAACTGAGcaggaggaaaagaagaagaagaagaagaaaaagaaggagagtgGAGTGAGTGATGAACAAGAGACAGCTGAAGGAGAAGGCAGCAAGaaacagatgatgatgatgacggagGAGAACACTGGACCTGGAGAAGAGCAGGAGAAggaaggaggagagaagaagaagaagaagaagaagaaagaggaggaaaaaagcacaaacagaCTCGTAGAGGAAGAACCACAGAGGAAACAGATGAAGAACGTGGGAGACGCTGAAGATGACGGAAATCCACCTGGGcagaagaaaaagcagaaaaagcgAAAGGAAAAAGGAGACGAAGAAACGGAGGATGAACAGGCGGTGGAGAGGAAAGTGAcggaggaggaaagagagacgGAGGAGGACGGAGCAAAGGCTAATGAA GCGCAGAGTTTAGCTTTGCAAAAGGACCTCGATAAAGAATCGCAAAGCAAAGCG aatttcGGTCAGTGGGACACGGCGCAGTTTGACAGCTCGGAGCGACAGCTGAAGTTCCTTCGACTGATGGGCGGGTTAAAGAAGGGCAGCCAGCCGGTCGGACAGAGCGCCAGCCGCTTCAACATGGCTCTGGGAAAGGAGGGCCAGCAGACTCTACAGCAAGGCCTTCTGGGAGAGTTTGAGCGAGCACAGAACCGGCGAATGGACTTTCAGAACAGAGGGGCGGGGCTTGGGTTCTCAGCGCCGCCCGATAAGAAGTTTCATATTGATGCAAACGCTCGGAGTCAGAACTCGACACGGTTTGATGACTGA
- the exosc1 gene encoding exosome complex component CSL4, which yields MSPMKLCVPGERLCSVEDCIPGAGTYLRHGSIYASLAGYVLRRNEGEELPVISVVKETEAQLLPDVGAIVTCKVTSINPRFAKVHILYVGSTPLKDRFRGTIRKEDVRATEKDKVETYKSFRPGDIVLAKVISLGDVQSNYLLTTAENELGVVVAHSEAGVQMVPISWCEMQCPRTHNKEFRKVARVQPEYLQA from the exons GTGAAAGGCTTTGCAGCGTGGAGGACTGCATCCCCGGCGCAGGCACGTATCTGCGGCACGGCTCCATTTATGCCTCGCTGGCAGGCTACGTGCTCAGGAGGAATGAAGGCGAGGAG CTACCGGTGATCTCGGTAGTTAAAGAGACAGAAGCACAGCTTTTGCCCGACGTCGGAGCCATCGTCACCTGTAAG GTGACGAGCATCAACCCACGGTTTGCTAAAGTGCACATCCTCTACGTGGGATCTACTCCTCTCAAAGACAGGTTCAGAGGCACGAttag GAAAGAAGACGTGAGAgcgacagagaaagacaaa GTGGAGACGTATAAAAGTTTCAGGCCCGGTGACATCGTCCTCGCCAAAGTG ATCTCATTGGGCGACGTGCAGTCGAACTACTTGCTGACCACGGCGGAGAACGAACTGGGCGTGGTCGTGGCCCACAGCGAGGCAG GAGTACAGATGGTTCCTATCAGCTGGTGTGAGATGCAGTGTCCTCGAACGCACAATAAAGAGTTTCGCAAGGTGGCGCGAGTGCAGCCGGAGTACCTGCAGGCGTGA